In Odocoileus virginianus isolate 20LAN1187 ecotype Illinois chromosome 5, Ovbor_1.2, whole genome shotgun sequence, a single window of DNA contains:
- the S100A9 gene encoding protein S100-A9: MADQMSQMECSIEAIINIFHQYSVRLGHPDTLMQKEFKQLVQKELPNFIKKQKKDEKVINEIMEDLDTNQDKQLSFEEFIMLVAKLTVASHEEMHKTAPPGDGHRHGPGFGQGGSGPCPSQGGHGHSHGGHGHGHSHGGHGHSH; the protein is encoded by the exons ATGGCGGACCAAATGTCTCAAATGGAATGCAGCATAGAAGCCATCATCAACATCTTCCACCAGTACTCCGTACGACTAGGGCACCCGGACACCCTGATGCAGAAAGAATTCAAACAGCTGGTGCAAAAAGAGCTGCCAAACTTTATCAAG AAGCAGAAGAAGGATGAAAAAGTCATCAACGAAATCATGGAGGACCTGGACACAAACCAGGACAAGCAGCTGAGCTTTGAGGAGTTCATTATGCTGGTGGCCAAGCTGACGGTAGCCTCCCACGAGGAGATGCACAAGACCGCACCCCCAGGAGATGGCCACAGGCACGGGCCAGGCTTCGGGCAGGGTGGCTCGGGCCCATGCCCCAGCCAGGGTGGCCACGGCCACAGCCACGGAGGTCACGGCCATGGCCACAGCCACGGTGGTCACGGCCACAGCCACTAA